The Labrys wisconsinensis genome has a window encoding:
- a CDS encoding sarcosine oxidase subunit gamma, which translates to MPDPALRREPLDGIPAITARGRLAIEALPPATRLVLRGAAAAGAAFGLALPTAINTATTDTVRAALMLGPDEWLLIAPDGAAAEIAAAFAGIAEPHSLVDVSHRNTAIGVSGALAADVLNSGVMLDLALAAFPVGMATRTLFAKAEIVLWRTGPDVFRIEAWRSFAGYLHGLLADAAREYVKG; encoded by the coding sequence ATGCCTGACCCCGCCCTCCGCCGCGAGCCGCTCGACGGCATCCCCGCCATAACAGCCCGGGGGCGCCTGGCGATCGAGGCGCTGCCGCCGGCGACGCGCCTCGTCCTGCGCGGCGCGGCCGCGGCCGGAGCCGCCTTCGGCCTCGCCCTGCCGACCGCGATCAACACCGCCACCACCGACACGGTGCGCGCCGCGCTGATGCTCGGTCCCGACGAATGGCTGCTGATCGCCCCGGACGGCGCGGCGGCGGAGATCGCCGCCGCCTTCGCCGGCATCGCCGAGCCGCATTCCCTGGTCGACGTCAGCCACCGCAACACGGCGATCGGCGTGTCGGGCGCCCTGGCGGCCGACGTGCTGAATTCCGGCGTCATGCTCGACCTCGCCCTCGCCGCCTTTCCCGTCGGCATGGCGACCCGCACCCTGTTCGCCAAGGCCGAGATCGTGCTGTGGCGCACCGGCCCGGACGTCTTCCGGATCGAGGCCTGGCGATCCTTTGCCGGCTACCTCCACGGCCTGCTGGCGGATGCGGCGCGGGAATACGTGAAGGGATAG
- a CDS encoding sarcosine oxidase subunit alpha family protein has product MSGPFRTAAGGRIDRSKALRFTFDGQAYEGVRGDTLASALLANGVHLVGRSFKYHRPRGIMAAGSEEANALVTVIRDAGRTTPNLRAGQVELHDGLVAQSQNRWPSLRFDAGAVNDLAAPLLASGFYYKTFMWPRSFWKTVYEPKIRSAAGFGEAPSAPDPDRYQNRFAHVDVLVIGSGPAGLAATVAAAEAGASVMLCDEQAELGGSLLAETLATIEGRPARDWATDVIMSLALRDKVKLLPRTTAFGWYSHNFVALAERLTDHLAQPEARLPRERLWQVRARQVVIAAGAIERPLVFPENDRPGIMLADAARTFANRYGVLPGRRAVVFTACDSAYRAALDLQAAGAAVALIADLRPTGGALVDAARAAGIRVELGAAITGTSGRLRVASVRVGRIDGGKVSGHETVACDLVLMSGGWTPSVHLFSQSRGKLAYDEASGNFLPGRSLDAERSAGACRGVFDFGEVIDDGFAAGHAAARAAGATGGAVKTFDVDGATDPAGGFTGATPHDRDPARVRAFVDFQHDVTAKDIKLATREGFRSIEHVKRYTTSGMATDQGKTSNLNALSIAAGAIEAPVPKVGLTTFRPPYTPTTFGLFAGTSRGDLFDPVRKTSTHEWAAEQGAAFEDVGLWKRAWYFARGGETMHEAVNRECRTVRATCGIFDASTLGKIEVVGPDAAEFMHRIYVNPFLKLEPGRLRYGIMTRDDGFVYDDGVVGRMAPDRFHVTTTTGGAPRVLSHMEDYLQTEWTDLKVWLTSTTEQWAVIAVQGPKAREAIAPLVEGIDMSKAAMPHMSVREGRICGVPTRLFRMSFTGELGFEINVPAAYGRAVWEAVHARVIGLGGCPYGTEAMHVLRAEKGYIIVGQDTDGTLTPDEAGVGWAVGKTKADFVGKRGLMRPDLQAADRKQLVGLLTVEPATVLEEGAQIVPVAAPVLGEHAQGHVTSAYWSEALGRSIALANLERGRARIGETVYVPMPGGSIPAVVADPVFVDKEGTRLDA; this is encoded by the coding sequence ATGAGCGGCCCCTTCCGCACCGCCGCGGGCGGCCGCATCGACCGCAGCAAGGCGCTGCGCTTCACCTTCGACGGCCAGGCCTATGAGGGCGTGCGCGGCGACACGCTCGCCTCGGCGCTGCTGGCCAACGGCGTGCATCTCGTCGGCCGCTCGTTCAAGTATCACCGCCCGCGCGGCATCATGGCGGCGGGCTCGGAGGAGGCGAACGCCCTCGTCACGGTGATCCGCGACGCCGGGCGCACCACGCCGAACCTTCGGGCCGGCCAGGTCGAGCTGCATGACGGGCTGGTGGCGCAGAGCCAGAACCGCTGGCCCTCGCTGCGCTTCGACGCCGGCGCCGTGAACGACCTCGCCGCGCCGCTGCTCGCTTCCGGCTTCTACTACAAGACCTTCATGTGGCCGAGGAGCTTCTGGAAGACGGTCTACGAGCCGAAGATCCGCTCGGCCGCCGGCTTCGGCGAGGCGCCCTCCGCGCCCGACCCCGACCGCTACCAGAACCGCTTCGCCCATGTCGACGTGCTGGTGATCGGCTCCGGCCCGGCCGGGCTCGCCGCCACGGTGGCGGCTGCCGAGGCCGGGGCCAGCGTCATGCTCTGCGACGAGCAGGCCGAGCTCGGCGGCTCGCTGCTCGCCGAGACCCTGGCCACGATCGAGGGCCGGCCGGCGCGCGACTGGGCGACCGACGTCATCATGTCGCTGGCCCTGCGCGACAAGGTGAAGCTGCTGCCGCGCACGACGGCTTTCGGGTGGTACTCGCACAATTTCGTCGCGCTGGCCGAGCGCCTCACCGACCACTTGGCCCAGCCCGAGGCCCGGCTGCCGCGCGAGCGGCTGTGGCAGGTGCGGGCGAGGCAGGTGGTGATCGCCGCCGGCGCCATCGAGCGGCCGCTGGTGTTCCCGGAGAACGACAGGCCGGGCATCATGCTGGCGGATGCGGCGCGCACCTTCGCCAACCGCTACGGCGTGCTGCCGGGCCGGCGCGCCGTGGTGTTCACCGCCTGCGATTCGGCCTATCGCGCCGCGCTCGACCTGCAGGCCGCCGGCGCCGCGGTGGCGCTGATCGCCGATCTCAGGCCGACGGGCGGCGCCCTGGTCGATGCGGCGCGCGCCGCCGGCATCCGGGTCGAGCTCGGCGCCGCGATCACCGGCACCAGCGGGCGGCTGCGCGTCGCCTCGGTGCGGGTCGGCCGCATCGACGGCGGCAAGGTCTCGGGCCACGAGACGGTCGCCTGCGATCTCGTCCTGATGTCCGGCGGCTGGACGCCGTCCGTGCATCTGTTCTCGCAGTCGCGCGGCAAGCTCGCCTATGACGAGGCTTCGGGGAACTTCCTACCCGGCCGCTCGCTGGATGCGGAGCGCTCGGCCGGCGCCTGCCGCGGCGTGTTCGATTTCGGCGAGGTGATCGACGACGGCTTCGCCGCCGGCCATGCCGCCGCGCGCGCTGCCGGCGCCACCGGCGGCGCGGTGAAGACCTTCGACGTCGACGGCGCCACCGATCCGGCCGGCGGCTTCACCGGCGCGACGCCGCACGACCGCGACCCGGCGCGGGTGCGCGCCTTCGTCGATTTCCAGCACGACGTCACGGCCAAGGACATCAAGCTGGCGACGCGCGAAGGCTTCCGGTCGATCGAGCACGTCAAGCGCTACACCACGTCGGGCATGGCGACCGACCAGGGCAAGACCTCCAACCTCAACGCCCTGTCGATCGCGGCCGGGGCGATCGAGGCGCCGGTGCCGAAGGTCGGGCTCACCACCTTCCGGCCGCCCTACACGCCGACCACCTTCGGCCTGTTCGCCGGCACCTCGCGCGGCGACCTGTTCGACCCCGTGCGCAAGACCTCGACCCACGAATGGGCGGCCGAGCAGGGCGCCGCCTTCGAGGATGTCGGGCTGTGGAAGCGCGCCTGGTATTTCGCCAGGGGCGGCGAAACCATGCACGAGGCCGTCAACCGCGAATGCCGGACGGTGCGCGCCACCTGCGGCATCTTCGACGCCTCCACCCTCGGCAAGATCGAGGTGGTGGGGCCGGACGCCGCCGAGTTCATGCACCGCATCTATGTCAACCCGTTCCTGAAGCTGGAGCCGGGGCGGCTGCGCTACGGCATCATGACCCGCGACGACGGCTTCGTGTACGACGACGGCGTGGTCGGCCGGATGGCGCCGGACCGCTTCCATGTCACCACCACGACGGGCGGCGCGCCGCGGGTGCTGAGCCACATGGAGGACTATCTCCAGACGGAATGGACCGATCTCAAGGTCTGGCTGACCTCGACGACGGAACAATGGGCGGTCATCGCCGTGCAGGGGCCGAAGGCGCGCGAGGCGATCGCGCCGCTGGTCGAGGGCATCGACATGTCCAAGGCGGCGATGCCGCATATGTCGGTGCGCGAGGGCCGGATCTGCGGCGTGCCGACGCGCCTGTTCCGGATGAGCTTCACCGGCGAGCTCGGCTTCGAGATCAACGTGCCCGCCGCCTATGGCCGCGCGGTCTGGGAGGCGGTGCATGCGCGGGTGATCGGCCTCGGCGGCTGTCCCTACGGCACCGAGGCGATGCATGTGCTGCGCGCCGAGAAGGGCTACATCATCGTCGGCCAGGATACGGACGGCACGCTGACGCCCGACGAGGCCGGCGTCGGCTGGGCCGTCGGCAAGACCAAGGCCGACTTCGTCGGCAAGCGCGGGCTGATGCGGCCCGACCTGCAGGCGGCGGACCGCAAGCAGCTCGTCGGCCTGCTCACCGTCGAGCCCGCCACCGTGCTGGAGGAAGGGGCGCAGATCGTGCCGGTCGCCGCGCCCGTCCTCGGCGAGCACGCGCAGGGCCACGTCACCTCGGCCTATTGGAGCGAGGCGCTCGGCCGTTCGATCGCCCTCGCCAATCTCGAGCGCGGACGCGCGCGGATCGGCGAGACGGTCTATGTGCCGATGCCGGGCGGGTCGATCCCGGCGGTCGTGGCCGATCCCGTCTTCGTCGACAAGGAAGGAACGCGGCTCGATGCCTGA
- a CDS encoding sarcosine oxidase subunit delta — MLLITCPHCGDRPELEFRNMGEAHIARPVFSEAISDEDWAEFLYVRSNTKGLIAERWRHVHGCARFFNAVRHTVTDRFVTTYKVGAPRPDLAALAAGLAATEAAR; from the coding sequence ATGCTGCTGATCACCTGCCCCCATTGCGGGGACCGCCCGGAACTGGAGTTCCGCAACATGGGCGAGGCCCATATCGCCCGGCCCGTCTTCTCCGAGGCGATCTCCGACGAGGACTGGGCCGAGTTCCTCTATGTCCGCTCCAACACCAAGGGCCTGATCGCCGAGCGCTGGCGCCACGTGCACGGCTGCGCGCGGTTCTTCAACGCGGTGCGCCACACCGTCACCGACAGGTTCGTCACCACCTACAAGGTGGGTGCCCCGCGGCCGGACCTGGCGGCGCTGGCGGCCGGGCTCGCCGCGACGGAGGCCGCGCGATGA
- a CDS encoding sarcosine oxidase subunit beta family protein, with amino-acid sequence MRFSFLSLARNALTGNRNWPAQWRSPEPKSAYDAVIIGAGGHGLATAYYMASVHGMRNIAVLEKGWLGGGNTGRNTTIIRSNYLWEESGKLYDHALKLWQDLSQVLNYNVMYSPRGVMMLAHNVHDVQVTRRHVHANRLAGIDNEWLTPEQAKEFCPILNISKDIRYPIMGAALQRRGGVARHDAVAWGYARAADALGVDIIQNCEVTGITRDASGAVAAVETSRGSIATRKVGVVAAGHTSVVMAMAGVRMPLESYPLQALVSEPLKPIMPCVVMSNTIHAYMSQSDKGDLVIGAGTDQYVSYSQTGGLHIAQHTLDAICELFPVVRRVKMMRNWGGIVDTTADRSPIIGTTPVPGLFVNCGWGTGGFKATPGSGHVFAHTVATGEPHPIAAPFTLDRFRTGRLIDEAAAAAVAH; translated from the coding sequence TTGCGGTTCTCCTTCCTCTCCCTGGCGCGCAACGCGCTGACCGGCAACCGGAACTGGCCGGCGCAATGGCGCTCGCCCGAGCCGAAGTCCGCCTATGACGCGGTGATCATCGGCGCCGGCGGCCATGGCCTGGCCACCGCCTACTATATGGCGTCCGTGCACGGCATGCGGAACATCGCCGTCCTGGAGAAGGGCTGGCTCGGCGGCGGCAATACCGGGCGCAACACCACGATCATCCGCTCCAACTATCTGTGGGAAGAGAGCGGCAAGCTCTACGACCATGCGCTGAAGCTGTGGCAGGACCTGTCGCAGGTCCTCAACTACAACGTGATGTATTCGCCGCGCGGCGTGATGATGCTGGCGCACAACGTGCACGACGTGCAGGTGACCAGGCGCCACGTCCATGCCAACCGGCTCGCCGGCATCGACAACGAATGGCTGACGCCGGAGCAGGCGAAAGAGTTCTGCCCGATCCTCAACATCTCCAAGGACATCCGCTATCCCATCATGGGCGCGGCGCTGCAGCGGCGCGGCGGCGTGGCGCGGCACGACGCGGTGGCCTGGGGCTATGCCCGGGCGGCGGACGCGCTCGGCGTCGACATCATCCAGAACTGCGAGGTGACCGGCATCACGCGCGACGCCTCCGGCGCGGTCGCGGCGGTGGAGACCAGCCGCGGCTCGATCGCCACCCGCAAGGTCGGCGTGGTCGCGGCCGGCCACACCTCGGTGGTGATGGCCATGGCCGGGGTGCGCATGCCGCTGGAGAGCTATCCCCTGCAGGCGCTGGTGTCCGAGCCCCTGAAGCCGATCATGCCCTGCGTGGTGATGTCGAACACCATCCACGCCTACATGTCGCAATCCGACAAGGGCGACCTCGTCATCGGCGCCGGGACGGACCAGTACGTCTCCTATTCCCAGACCGGCGGCCTGCACATCGCCCAGCACACGCTGGATGCGATCTGCGAGCTGTTCCCGGTGGTGCGGCGGGTCAAGATGATGCGCAACTGGGGCGGCATCGTCGACACCACGGCCGACCGCTCGCCGATCATCGGCACGACGCCGGTGCCGGGCCTGTTCGTCAATTGCGGCTGGGGCACGGGCGGCTTCAAGGCGACGCCGGGCTCCGGCCATGTCTTCGCCCATACGGTCGCGACCGGCGAGCCCCACCCGATCGCCGCCCCCTTCACCCTCGACCGCTTCCGCACCGGCCGCCTGATCGACGAGGCGGCCGCGGCCGCGGTGGCGCATTGA
- the phaR gene encoding polyhydroxyalkanoate synthesis repressor PhaR, whose amino-acid sequence MAKANEPTTIKKYANRRLYNTGTSTYVTLEDLGAMVKAGEDFVVYDAKSNEDITRQVLTQIIFEQENKGQNLLPIQFLRQLIRFYGDSIQSLVPSFLEFSLDNLVREQQKLREQMTQQIAAGWKQSPWAGGSFGSMEEQARNNMAVFERAFRMFSPFSQMAGDKPATNGEATVKPKDGDIDDLKKELAEMKNRIDRLTEPKR is encoded by the coding sequence ATGGCCAAGGCGAACGAGCCGACGACGATCAAGAAATACGCCAACCGGCGTCTCTACAACACCGGCACCTCGACCTACGTGACGCTCGAGGACCTCGGCGCCATGGTCAAGGCCGGCGAGGACTTCGTCGTCTACGATGCCAAGAGCAACGAGGACATCACCCGCCAGGTGCTGACCCAGATCATCTTCGAGCAGGAGAACAAGGGCCAGAACCTGCTGCCGATCCAGTTCCTGCGCCAGCTCATCCGCTTCTACGGCGACTCCATCCAGTCGCTGGTGCCGAGCTTCCTGGAATTCTCGCTCGACAACCTGGTGCGCGAGCAGCAGAAGCTGCGCGAGCAGATGACCCAGCAGATTGCCGCCGGCTGGAAGCAGTCGCCCTGGGCGGGCGGCAGCTTCGGCTCCATGGAGGAGCAGGCCCGCAACAACATGGCGGTGTTCGAGCGCGCCTTCCGCATGTTCTCGCCCTTCTCCCAGATGGCCGGCGACAAGCCCGCGACCAACGGCGAGGCGACCGTCAAGCCCAAGGACGGCGACATCGACGACCTGAAGAAGGAGCTCGCCGAGATGAAGAACCGCATCGACCGGCTGACCGAGCCGAAGCGATAG
- a CDS encoding acetyl-CoA C-acetyltransferase, with translation MPDIVIVSAARTPVGSFNGAFANTPAHELGTVAIKAALGRAGLEGGEVDEVILGQILSAGQGQNPARQAAMAAGVPQEKTAWGLNQLCGSGLRAVALGLQQIATGDAAVIVAGGQESMSLAPHVAHLRAGTKMGDLKFVDSMLKDGLTDAFHGYHMGNTAENVAARWQLTREDQDVFAVASQNKAEAAQKAGRFKDEIVPVTVPGRKGDIVVDTDEYPRHGSTLEAMAKLRPAFSKDGTVTAGNASGINDGAAALVLMTEREAARRGLTPLARIASWATAGVDPAVMGTGPIPSSRKALDRAGWRVADLDLVEANEAFAAQALAVNKDMGWDPGIVNVNGGAIALGHPIGASGARVLVTLLHEMGKRGAKKGLATLCIGGGMGVAMTLER, from the coding sequence ATGCCGGATATCGTCATCGTCAGCGCGGCGCGCACGCCCGTCGGCTCCTTCAACGGCGCCTTCGCCAACACCCCGGCGCACGAGCTGGGCACGGTGGCCATCAAGGCGGCGCTCGGACGCGCCGGCCTCGAGGGCGGCGAGGTCGACGAGGTGATCCTCGGGCAGATCCTCTCCGCCGGCCAGGGCCAGAACCCGGCCCGCCAGGCGGCGATGGCCGCCGGCGTGCCGCAGGAGAAGACCGCCTGGGGCCTCAACCAGCTCTGCGGATCGGGCCTGCGCGCCGTGGCGCTCGGCCTGCAGCAGATCGCCACCGGCGACGCTGCGGTCATCGTGGCGGGCGGCCAGGAATCGATGTCGCTCGCCCCGCATGTCGCGCATCTGCGGGCCGGCACCAAGATGGGCGACCTCAAATTCGTCGACTCCATGCTGAAGGACGGCCTGACCGACGCCTTCCACGGCTATCACATGGGCAACACGGCCGAGAACGTCGCCGCGCGCTGGCAGCTGACCCGCGAGGACCAGGACGTCTTCGCCGTCGCCTCGCAGAACAAGGCCGAGGCGGCGCAGAAGGCCGGCCGCTTCAAGGACGAGATCGTCCCCGTCACCGTGCCGGGCCGCAAGGGCGACATCGTCGTCGACACCGACGAATATCCCCGCCACGGCTCGACGCTGGAGGCCATGGCCAAGCTGCGCCCGGCCTTCTCCAAGGACGGCACGGTGACGGCCGGCAACGCCTCCGGCATCAATGACGGCGCGGCGGCGCTGGTGCTGATGACCGAGAGGGAGGCGGCGCGGCGCGGCCTGACGCCGCTCGCCCGCATCGCCTCCTGGGCGACCGCCGGCGTCGATCCCGCCGTCATGGGCACGGGGCCGATCCCCTCGTCCCGCAAGGCCCTCGACAGGGCCGGCTGGCGGGTGGCCGACCTCGACCTGGTCGAGGCCAACGAGGCCTTCGCCGCCCAGGCCCTGGCCGTCAACAAGGACATGGGCTGGGATCCCGGCATCGTCAACGTCAATGGCGGTGCCATCGCCCTCGGCCATCCCATCGGCGCCTCCGGCGCCCGCGTGCTGGTGACGCTGCTGCACGAAATGGGCAAGCGCGGCGCGAAGAAGGGCCTCGCCACGCTGTGCATCGGCGGCGGCATGGGCGTCGCCATGACGCTCGAGCGCTAG
- the phbB gene encoding acetoacetyl-CoA reductase, whose protein sequence is MSRVAIVTGGTRGIGAAISRALQASGARVAATYAGNDEAAAKFTAESGIPAYKWDVGDFNACAAGVARVEKEVGPVDILVNNAGITRDGFLHKMTPEQWSSVIRTNLDSLFNMTRQVIEGMRARSFGRVVVISSINGQKGQLGQANYSASKAGDIGFVKALALEGAAKNVTANAICPGYIGTEMVAAIDETILKTRILPQIPAGRLGLPEEVARCVVFLASDEAGFVTGSTISVNGGQHMA, encoded by the coding sequence ATGAGCAGGGTTGCGATCGTCACGGGCGGCACGCGCGGCATCGGCGCCGCCATCTCCAGGGCTCTCCAGGCGAGCGGCGCGCGCGTCGCCGCCACCTATGCCGGCAATGACGAGGCGGCGGCGAAGTTCACCGCCGAGAGCGGCATTCCGGCCTATAAATGGGACGTCGGCGACTTCAATGCCTGCGCCGCCGGTGTCGCGCGGGTGGAGAAGGAGGTCGGACCGGTCGACATCCTCGTCAACAATGCCGGCATCACCCGCGACGGCTTCCTGCACAAGATGACGCCGGAGCAATGGTCGTCGGTGATCCGCACCAATCTCGACAGCCTGTTCAACATGACCCGGCAGGTGATCGAGGGCATGCGGGCCCGTTCCTTCGGCCGCGTCGTCGTCATCTCCTCCATCAACGGCCAGAAGGGCCAGCTGGGTCAGGCCAACTATTCCGCCTCCAAGGCCGGCGATATCGGCTTCGTCAAGGCGCTGGCGCTGGAAGGCGCGGCCAAGAACGTCACCGCCAACGCCATCTGCCCCGGCTATATCGGCACGGAGATGGTCGCCGCCATCGACGAGACCATCCTCAAGACCCGCATCCTGCCGCAGATCCCGGCCGGCCGCCTCGGCCTGCCGGAGGAGGTGGCGCGCTGCGTGGTGTTCCTGGCCTCCGACGAGGCCGGCTTCGTCACCGGCTCGACCATCTCGGTCAACGGCGGCCAGCACATGGCTTGA
- a CDS encoding polyprenyl synthetase family protein, giving the protein MSDFAQRLAAVARDTEAALETILQAATDPAPPQRLIGAMRYAVLGGGKRLRPFLTVETARFTGGDAEAALRAGAAIELVHVYSLVHDDLPAMDDDELRRGKPTVHRAYDEATAILVGDALQTLAFETLGDPATHADAGIRAALVLALARAAGAAGMAGGQMLDLEAEGRFGDGLPLELSAGAIRQLQAMKTGAILACAVEMGAIIGGADAASRAALHAYGRALGAAFQVADDILDVESSADALGKATGKDAARGKGTLVSVLGLEAARAERDALADEAVAALAAFGPEADGLREAARFAAGRRS; this is encoded by the coding sequence ATGTCCGATTTTGCCCAGCGCCTTGCCGCCGTCGCCCGCGATACCGAGGCGGCTCTCGAAACCATCCTGCAGGCGGCGACCGATCCGGCCCCGCCCCAGCGCCTGATCGGCGCCATGCGCTATGCGGTGCTGGGGGGCGGCAAGCGGCTCAGGCCGTTCCTGACGGTGGAGACGGCGCGGTTCACCGGCGGCGATGCCGAGGCGGCGCTGCGGGCGGGCGCGGCGATCGAGCTCGTGCACGTCTACAGCCTGGTGCACGACGACCTGCCGGCCATGGACGACGACGAGCTGCGCCGCGGCAAGCCGACGGTGCACCGCGCCTATGACGAGGCGACCGCCATCCTGGTCGGCGACGCGCTGCAGACCCTCGCCTTCGAGACGCTGGGCGATCCCGCCACCCATGCCGACGCCGGCATCCGCGCCGCGCTGGTGCTCGCGCTGGCGCGCGCCGCCGGGGCGGCCGGCATGGCCGGCGGCCAGATGCTCGACCTCGAGGCCGAAGGGCGCTTCGGCGACGGCCTGCCGCTGGAGCTCTCGGCGGGGGCGATCCGCCAGCTCCAGGCGATGAAGACCGGCGCGATCCTGGCCTGCGCCGTCGAGATGGGCGCCATCATCGGCGGCGCCGACGCCGCCAGCCGCGCGGCGCTGCACGCCTATGGCCGGGCGCTGGGCGCCGCCTTCCAGGTGGCGGACGACATCCTCGACGTCGAATCCTCGGCCGACGCCCTGGGCAAGGCCACCGGCAAGGACGCCGCGCGCGGCAAGGGCACGCTGGTCTCCGTGCTCGGCCTGGAGGCGGCCCGGGCAGAGCGCGACGCCCTGGCCGACGAGGCGGTGGCGGCGCTCGCCGCCTTCGGCCCGGAGGCCGACGGCCTGCGCGAGGCGGCGCGCTTCGCGGCTGGGCGCAGAAGCTGA
- a CDS encoding DUF1345 domain-containing protein: MPPFMRARPTLFGTLALGLVVLFVLPSSLPPATRCLIAWCVATALFVVAVSWRMTGLSRTELERNAADFDSGAVVILVLAGLAAAASFVAVVVELAGMQSVPPAVRGLHLGLTLATVVCSWFFVQAMFAIHYTHAYYAPGHKAKPSLDFGGPGDPDYWDFVYFTVSIGATSQTSDTAVRSRLMRRIVTAHAIFAFFFNTTVLALAVNIAAGLLGT; this comes from the coding sequence TTGCCGCCTTTCATGCGCGCCCGGCCGACGCTGTTCGGCACGCTGGCGCTCGGGCTCGTCGTGCTGTTCGTGCTGCCGTCGAGCCTGCCGCCGGCAACGCGCTGCCTGATCGCCTGGTGCGTGGCGACGGCCCTGTTCGTGGTGGCGGTGTCCTGGCGCATGACCGGGCTCAGCCGTACCGAGCTGGAGCGCAACGCTGCCGATTTCGACAGCGGCGCCGTCGTCATCCTCGTCTTGGCGGGTCTGGCCGCCGCGGCGAGCTTCGTGGCCGTGGTCGTGGAGCTCGCCGGCATGCAGTCCGTGCCGCCCGCCGTGCGCGGCCTGCATCTGGGGCTGACGCTGGCCACGGTGGTGTGCTCGTGGTTTTTCGTGCAGGCGATGTTCGCGATCCACTACACCCACGCCTACTATGCCCCCGGGCACAAGGCGAAGCCTTCGCTCGACTTCGGCGGCCCGGGCGACCCCGACTACTGGGATTTCGTCTACTTCACCGTGAGCATCGGCGCGACGTCGCAGACCTCGGACACCGCGGTGCGCAGCCGGCTGATGCGCCGCATCGTCACGGCGCACGCCATCTTCGCCTTCTTCTTCAACACCACCGTGCTGGCGCTGGCGGTGAACATCGCCGCGGGGCTGCTGGGGACGTAG
- a CDS encoding GlxA family transcriptional regulator, with protein MNIRPDVGTTHTVGFLLTPNFSMIAFTSAVEVLRLTNYVTGGRTFAWRLYSPDGQPIEASNGVAVSVNGAYADVGPMPEIIVCSGLDVQKYDHGPLIAKLRKLAFYGVSIGAVCTGTHILAKAGLLNGHRCAIHWENYDSFREEFPEIEATQELFEIDRNRFTCAGGTASIDMMLALITAKKGAVIAALVTDELIHHRMRDSHERQRMELRARLGVSHPKLLAVIGEMDKRLERPVSCAQLARTVRLSPRQLERLFQRYLDTTPTRYYLEMRLNRARQLLRQTSMPILSVGLACGFVSASHFSKCYSEHFDRTPSEERKGMRVERNVATAVA; from the coding sequence ATGAACATCAGGCCGGATGTGGGCACGACCCATACGGTTGGCTTTCTGCTGACACCCAATTTCTCCATGATCGCCTTCACCTCGGCCGTCGAGGTGCTGCGCCTCACCAATTACGTCACCGGCGGGCGCACCTTCGCCTGGCGGCTCTATTCGCCGGACGGCCAGCCGATCGAGGCATCGAACGGGGTCGCCGTGTCGGTGAACGGCGCCTATGCCGATGTCGGCCCGATGCCGGAGATCATCGTCTGCTCCGGGCTGGACGTGCAGAAATACGACCACGGGCCGCTGATCGCCAAGCTGCGCAAGCTCGCCTTCTACGGCGTCTCCATCGGGGCGGTGTGCACCGGCACCCACATCCTGGCCAAGGCGGGCCTGCTCAACGGCCATCGCTGCGCCATCCACTGGGAGAACTACGACAGCTTCCGCGAGGAGTTTCCCGAGATCGAGGCGACGCAGGAGCTGTTCGAGATCGACCGCAACCGCTTCACCTGCGCCGGCGGCACCGCCTCCATCGACATGATGCTGGCGCTGATCACCGCCAAGAAGGGCGCCGTCATCGCCGCCCTGGTCACGGACGAGCTGATCCACCACCGCATGCGCGACAGCCACGAGCGCCAGCGCATGGAGCTGCGCGCCCGGCTCGGCGTGTCGCATCCCAAGCTCCTGGCGGTGATCGGCGAGATGGACAAGCGCCTGGAGCGCCCGGTCTCCTGTGCCCAGCTCGCCCGCACCGTGCGCCTGTCGCCGCGCCAGCTCGAGCGCCTGTTCCAGCGCTATCTCGACACGACGCCGACGCGCTACTACTTGGAGATGCGTCTCAACCGGGCCCGGCAATTGTTGCGCCAGACCTCGATGCCGATCCTCTCGGTGGGCCTGGCCTGCGGCTTCGTCTCGGCCTCGCATTTCTCCAAGTGCTACAGCGAGCATTTCGACCGCACGCCCTCCGAGGAGCGCAAGGGCATGCGCGTCGAGCGCAACGTGGCCACCGCCGTGGCGTGA